A genomic stretch from Nocardia wallacei includes:
- a CDS encoding AurF N-oxygenase family protein, translating into MSVAATPDVDPVVAQAQEYAQKLMLLSEGSVNKHFDPFEDIDWDNPDFAADAGEERWVLPVSGDALGRHPWYQALPLERKIAIGKYRQANVAKVGLQFESILISGMVTHNFGLPNGSPEFRYCSHEMIEEHNHTLMFQEMVNRIGLDVPGMGPLVSKFKYIGAPVAAKFPNLFFMAVLAGEEPIDHIQKAILRSGEEVHPIMRGVMSIHVAEEARHISFAHEFLKQHVPEAKPLNKFALSLLMPVVMYILGRSIYTPPRSFWREFDIPDYVRKELFYGTDEAKREFSDFFGDVRTLAKDIGLMNPIAKRVWKLLHIDGHTTRYRSEPLRSRAG; encoded by the coding sequence ATGTCTGTTGCCGCGACGCCCGACGTCGACCCTGTGGTCGCCCAGGCTCAGGAGTATGCGCAGAAGCTGATGCTGCTGTCCGAGGGCTCGGTCAACAAGCATTTCGACCCGTTCGAGGACATCGACTGGGACAACCCCGACTTCGCCGCCGACGCCGGCGAGGAGCGCTGGGTGCTGCCGGTGTCCGGTGACGCCCTCGGCCGCCATCCCTGGTACCAGGCGCTGCCGCTGGAACGGAAGATCGCGATCGGCAAGTACCGCCAGGCCAACGTGGCCAAGGTCGGTCTGCAGTTCGAGTCGATCCTGATCAGCGGCATGGTGACGCACAACTTCGGCCTGCCCAACGGCTCGCCGGAGTTCCGGTACTGCTCCCACGAGATGATCGAGGAGCACAACCACACCCTGATGTTCCAGGAGATGGTGAACCGCATCGGCTTGGACGTGCCCGGGATGGGCCCGCTGGTCAGCAAGTTCAAGTACATCGGCGCGCCGGTGGCCGCCAAGTTCCCGAACCTGTTCTTCATGGCCGTGCTCGCCGGTGAGGAGCCGATCGACCACATCCAGAAGGCCATTCTGCGCTCGGGCGAGGAAGTGCACCCGATCATGCGCGGCGTGATGTCCATTCACGTGGCCGAGGAGGCGCGGCATATCTCGTTCGCGCACGAGTTCCTCAAGCAGCACGTGCCGGAGGCGAAGCCGCTCAACAAGTTCGCGCTGTCGCTGCTGATGCCGGTGGTGATGTACATCCTGGGCCGCTCGATCTACACCCCGCCGCGGTCGTTCTGGCGCGAGTTCGACATCCCGGACTACGTGCGCAAGGAGCTGTTCTACGGCACCGACGAGGCCAAGCGGGAGTTCAGCGACTTCTTCGGCGACGTGCGCACGCTCGCCAAGGACATCGGGCTGATGAACCCGATCGCCAAGCGGGTGTGGAAGCTGCTGCACATCGACGGCCACACCACCCGGTACCGTTCGGAGCCGCTGCGCTCCCGGGCCGGCTGA
- a CDS encoding Hsp70 family protein: MRVGLGVSIGTVNTVCAVEGGIGGRAGGRRSGGQPATWRTTLTFDSTGTARVGRIPKHGRVITDFADLTQRTAPAARVGHRALSPADLVATVASTVLVDVLGTEPAPEHGITVTHPVGYPPQRVDELREALDSVGLRQAVLAAEPVAAAAWLEETCGPLMPGLALVYDLGGSGLRVTLVRVGAGSPGNPVVGESLRSTEFGGRAFGAQMARSEWRSKENPDADTDTVITERRTAHVRKSLEVVYQCLRIADVTMADVDRVLVVGGAARPPEVAEVLASALARPVIVAPDPERTVAEGAAILARRAAEEEFGPVRVRRSWWSTGHAGAERAGAGRLLGRRLSRAAITVSLVATGALFAATAVAGDEATVGAVTADSCLVHLYR; this comes from the coding sequence ATGCGGGTTGGGCTCGGAGTCAGTATCGGCACGGTCAACACCGTGTGTGCCGTCGAGGGCGGGATCGGCGGCAGGGCCGGCGGCCGCCGGTCGGGCGGGCAGCCCGCGACGTGGCGCACCACGCTCACCTTCGACAGCACCGGCACCGCGCGGGTCGGCCGCATTCCCAAACACGGCCGTGTCATCACCGATTTCGCCGACCTGACCCAGCGCACGGCCCCGGCCGCGCGGGTCGGCCACCGCGCGCTGTCACCGGCCGATCTGGTCGCGACGGTCGCCTCGACCGTGCTGGTCGATGTGCTCGGCACCGAACCGGCGCCCGAACACGGCATCACCGTCACCCACCCCGTCGGCTATCCACCGCAGCGGGTGGACGAATTGCGCGAGGCGCTCGACTCCGTGGGCCTGCGGCAGGCCGTGCTGGCCGCCGAACCGGTCGCGGCCGCGGCCTGGCTGGAGGAGACGTGCGGGCCCCTGATGCCGGGCCTGGCGCTGGTCTACGACCTGGGCGGTTCCGGCCTGCGGGTCACGCTGGTCCGGGTCGGGGCGGGCAGCCCCGGTAATCCGGTGGTCGGAGAGTCGTTGCGCTCCACCGAATTCGGCGGCCGCGCGTTCGGCGCCCAGATGGCGCGCTCCGAGTGGCGGTCCAAGGAGAACCCGGACGCCGACACCGACACGGTGATCACCGAGCGCCGCACGGCTCATGTGCGCAAATCCCTCGAAGTCGTTTATCAGTGCCTGCGCATCGCCGACGTGACCATGGCCGACGTCGACCGCGTCCTGGTCGTCGGCGGCGCAGCCCGTCCGCCCGAGGTGGCCGAAGTGCTCGCGTCCGCGCTGGCCCGACCGGTGATCGTGGCGCCGGACCCGGAGCGCACGGTCGCCGAGGGCGCGGCGATCCTCGCCCGGCGTGCCGCGGAGGAGGAATTCGGTCCGGTCCGGGTCCGCCGGAGCTGGTGGAGCACGGGCCATGCCGGTGCCGAGCGGGCCGGTGCCGGCCGCCTGCTCGGGCGGCGGCTGAGCCGAGCGGCGATCACCGTGTCATTGGTCGCCACGGGCGCGCTGTTCGCCGCGACCGCCGTCGCCGGTGACGAGGCCACCGTCGGCGCGGTGACCGCCGATTCCTGCCTGGTACATCTGTATCGCTGA
- a CDS encoding sulfate/molybdate ABC transporter ATP-binding protein: protein MITVTNANKSYGTFAALDDVSIEIPSGELTALLGPSGSGKSTLLRSIAGLESLDSGVVTIAGRDVTRVRPQKRDIGFVFQHYAAFKHMTVRDNVAFGLKIRKRPKSEIRKRVDELLGIVGLDGFQHRYPAQLSGGQRQRMALARALAVDPQVLLLDEPFGALDAKVRHDLRKWLRRLHEEVHVTTVLVTHDQEEALDVADRIAVMNAGRIEQVGSPEDVYDRPANDFVMSFLGAVAKLNGHLVRPHDIRIGRDPGMALAEHEGTAESAGVTRATVERVVRLGFEVRLELRNAATGDLFTAQVTRGDAEALRLADGETVYARATRIPDLSAS, encoded by the coding sequence ATGATTACTGTCACCAACGCGAACAAGTCCTACGGCACCTTCGCGGCCCTCGACGATGTGAGCATCGAGATTCCCTCGGGCGAGCTGACCGCGCTGCTCGGGCCGTCGGGTTCGGGTAAGTCGACGCTGCTGCGGTCCATCGCCGGATTGGAGTCGCTGGATTCCGGTGTGGTGACCATCGCCGGTCGCGACGTGACCCGGGTCCGGCCGCAGAAGCGGGATATCGGATTCGTCTTCCAGCATTACGCGGCGTTCAAGCACATGACCGTGCGCGACAATGTGGCTTTCGGGCTCAAGATTCGCAAGCGGCCCAAGAGCGAGATCCGCAAGCGGGTCGACGAATTGCTCGGCATCGTCGGCCTCGACGGTTTCCAGCACCGCTATCCGGCGCAATTGTCCGGCGGGCAGCGCCAGCGCATGGCCCTGGCGCGGGCGCTGGCCGTGGACCCGCAGGTGCTGCTGCTGGACGAGCCGTTCGGCGCGCTGGACGCCAAGGTCCGCCACGACCTGCGCAAATGGCTGCGGCGCCTGCACGAGGAAGTGCACGTCACCACCGTGCTGGTCACCCACGACCAGGAGGAGGCCCTGGATGTGGCCGACCGGATCGCGGTGATGAATGCCGGTCGCATAGAACAGGTGGGCAGCCCCGAGGACGTCTACGACCGCCCGGCCAATGATTTCGTCATGTCGTTCCTGGGCGCGGTGGCGAAATTGAACGGGCATCTGGTGCGGCCGCACGATATTCGGATCGGACGCGATCCCGGCATGGCCCTGGCCGAGCACGAGGGCACCGCTGAATCGGCCGGTGTCACCCGCGCGACCGTGGAGCGGGTGGTCCGGCTGGGCTTCGAAGTACGGCTGGAATTGCGCAACGCGGCCACCGGCGATCTGTTCACCGCGCAGGTCACCCGCGGTGACGCGGAGGCGCTGCGGCTGGCCGACGGCGAAACCGTCTACGCCCGGGCAACGAGAATTCCAGACCTGTCGGCGAGTTGA
- the cysW gene encoding sulfate ABC transporter permease subunit CysW encodes MKLSVLTRLSLRTVALLYLLALLVLPLVIILWRSFENGIGQFVDWISTPAAISAFNISMVIVLIVVPLNVIFGIVTAIALVRGNFPGRTLVQGVVDLPFAVSPVVVGVSLIMLWGASGWFGGVESLGFRVIFGLPGMVIATVFVTLPYVVREVEPVLHEIGDDQEQAATTLGASRWQTFWRITLPAIRWGLTYGIVLTVARALGEFGAVIMVATGLPGGGQTLTLLVNARYMNDRNIFGAYCAATLLMGMALVTLLLMTVLERKRGTAK; translated from the coding sequence ATGAAACTGTCTGTCCTCACCCGGTTGTCGCTGCGTACGGTGGCGCTGCTGTATCTGCTGGCCCTGCTCGTGCTGCCGCTGGTCATCATCCTCTGGCGCAGCTTCGAGAACGGCATCGGCCAGTTCGTCGACTGGATCTCCACCCCGGCGGCCATCTCGGCGTTCAACATCTCGATGGTCATCGTGCTGATCGTGGTGCCGCTGAACGTCATCTTCGGGATCGTGACCGCGATCGCGCTGGTGCGCGGTAACTTCCCCGGCCGCACTCTGGTCCAGGGCGTGGTGGATCTGCCCTTCGCGGTGTCGCCGGTGGTCGTCGGCGTCTCGCTGATCATGCTGTGGGGCGCGAGCGGCTGGTTCGGCGGCGTGGAGAGCCTCGGCTTCCGGGTCATCTTCGGACTGCCCGGCATGGTCATCGCCACGGTCTTCGTCACGCTGCCCTATGTGGTGCGCGAGGTGGAGCCGGTGCTGCACGAGATCGGCGACGATCAGGAGCAGGCCGCGACCACGCTGGGCGCCTCGCGCTGGCAGACGTTCTGGCGGATCACCCTCCCGGCGATTCGCTGGGGCCTGACCTACGGCATCGTGCTCACGGTCGCGCGTGCGCTGGGTGAATTCGGCGCGGTGATCATGGTCGCCACCGGCCTGCCCGGCGGCGGGCAGACCCTGACCCTGCTGGTCAACGCGCGATACATGAACGACCGCAATATCTTCGGTGCCTACTGTGCGGCAACCCTGCTGATGGGCATGGCACTCGTCACTCTTCTTCTCATGACCGTTCTGGAACGTAAGCGGGGCACAGCGAAATGA
- the cysT gene encoding sulfate ABC transporter permease subunit CysT: protein MSVGAGSPAPPRNKGGLRSWLRVTGSVGPLGIATAVLWLSVIVLLPLAALAFHSFDNGWSGFWDAVTAPAALDALRVTVLVSVVVALLNVVMGTLVAWVLVRDDFPGKSVVNALIDLPFALPTIVASIVMLSLYGPQSPIDVHLNATQPGLVVALAFVTLPFVVRSVQPVLIEADAEVEQAAISLGADNWTTFRRIVLPTLVPAIISGGGLAFARAIGEFGSVVLIGGNIPGKTQVASQYIQQQIEVDRPVNAAAVSVALLVISFVTLLVLRLFSDRSARKEQATR from the coding sequence ATCAGTGTCGGCGCCGGGTCTCCCGCGCCGCCGAGAAACAAGGGCGGCCTGCGCTCGTGGCTGCGGGTGACCGGGTCGGTCGGACCGCTGGGCATCGCGACAGCCGTGCTCTGGCTGAGCGTGATCGTGCTGCTGCCGCTGGCCGCGCTGGCCTTTCACTCCTTCGACAACGGCTGGTCCGGGTTCTGGGACGCGGTGACCGCTCCGGCCGCCCTGGACGCGTTGCGGGTGACCGTCCTGGTGTCGGTGGTGGTGGCGCTGCTCAACGTCGTGATGGGCACGCTGGTGGCGTGGGTGCTGGTGCGCGACGACTTCCCGGGTAAGTCCGTGGTGAACGCGCTGATCGATCTGCCCTTCGCGCTGCCGACCATCGTGGCCAGCATCGTCATGCTCTCGCTGTACGGTCCGCAGAGCCCGATCGACGTGCATCTCAACGCGACCCAACCCGGCCTGGTGGTGGCGCTGGCGTTCGTGACGCTGCCGTTCGTGGTGCGTTCGGTGCAGCCGGTGCTGATCGAGGCCGACGCCGAAGTGGAGCAGGCGGCGATCTCGCTGGGCGCGGACAACTGGACCACTTTCCGCCGCATCGTGCTGCCGACGCTGGTGCCCGCGATCATCTCCGGCGGCGGGCTCGCCTTCGCCCGCGCGATCGGCGAGTTCGGGTCGGTGGTGCTGATCGGCGGCAACATCCCCGGCAAGACCCAGGTGGCCTCGCAGTACATCCAGCAGCAGATCGAGGTCGATCGCCCGGTGAACGCGGCGGCGGTGTCGGTGGCGCTTCTGGTGATCTCGTTCGTGACACTGTTGGTGCTGCGGCTGTTCTCCGACCGCAGCGCGCGCAAGGAGCAGGCGACGCGATGA
- a CDS encoding sulfate ABC transporter substrate-binding protein: MSRSPWVRIRVTPVVALVVLMAVLSACSGGASDIPGTSASGGKGGTLTLYAYATPKPGFDKVVPAFNKTSAGSGVQVQQSYGASGDQSRKVKDGAQADVVNFSVEPDITRLVDAGLVDQNWNADAHKGIPFGSVVAIVTREGNPKNIKTWDDLLKPGVEVVTPNPFSSGSAKWNLLAPYAAKSDGGKNPQGGLDYLSKLVTPEHVKVQPKSGREATETFLQGTGDVLLSYENEAIFSQRQGDSIEYTVPAVTFKIENPIAVLKTSRNLDKAVAFKDFQYTPAGQRAWAQAGFRPVDPEVAEEFNKDFPQPQQLWTIADLGGWKQVDKELFAPGSGSIAAIYDKATK; this comes from the coding sequence ATGTCTCGCAGCCCGTGGGTCCGGATCAGGGTCACGCCGGTCGTCGCGTTGGTCGTGCTGATGGCCGTGCTCAGCGCCTGTAGCGGCGGCGCCAGCGACATTCCCGGCACCAGCGCGAGCGGCGGCAAGGGCGGCACGCTCACCCTGTACGCCTACGCGACGCCGAAGCCGGGATTCGACAAGGTCGTCCCGGCATTCAACAAGACCTCGGCCGGGTCGGGGGTGCAGGTGCAGCAGTCCTACGGCGCCTCCGGCGACCAGTCCCGCAAGGTCAAGGACGGCGCGCAGGCCGATGTCGTGAACTTCTCCGTAGAGCCCGACATCACCCGGCTGGTCGACGCGGGCCTGGTCGACCAGAACTGGAACGCCGACGCCCACAAGGGCATCCCGTTCGGCTCGGTGGTGGCGATCGTGACGCGCGAGGGCAATCCGAAGAACATCAAGACCTGGGACGACCTGTTGAAGCCGGGCGTCGAGGTGGTCACGCCGAACCCGTTCAGCTCCGGATCGGCCAAATGGAACCTGCTCGCCCCCTACGCCGCGAAGAGCGACGGCGGCAAGAACCCGCAGGGCGGGCTCGACTACCTGAGCAAACTGGTCACCCCCGAGCATGTGAAGGTGCAGCCGAAATCCGGCCGCGAGGCCACCGAGACCTTCCTGCAGGGCACCGGCGACGTGCTGCTCAGCTACGAGAACGAGGCCATCTTCTCGCAGCGCCAGGGCGACTCGATCGAGTACACGGTGCCCGCGGTCACCTTCAAGATCGAGAACCCCATCGCGGTGCTGAAGACCAGCCGCAACCTGGACAAGGCCGTGGCGTTCAAGGACTTCCAGTACACCCCGGCGGGACAGCGGGCCTGGGCGCAGGCCGGGTTCCGTCCGGTCGACCCGGAGGTGGCGGAGGAATTCAACAAGGACTTCCCGCAGCCGCAGCAATTGTGGACCATCGCGGATCTGGGCGGTTGGAAACAGGTCGACAAGGAGCTGTTCGCGCCCGGCTCCGGCAGTATCGCGGCCATCTATGACAAGGCGACCAAATAG
- a CDS encoding Ms4533A family Cys-rich leader peptide: MSSSVLPQVRHELALIAVGCLVVADIHCR; encoded by the coding sequence GTGTCATCGAGTGTTTTGCCGCAGGTCCGCCACGAGTTGGCGTTGATCGCAGTCGGCTGCCTCGTGGTCGCGGACATTCACTGTCGCTGA
- a CDS encoding M48 family metallopeptidase produces the protein MTSPDRIRRSFPGISTRAWEHPADRTALVALRSFAGFDTVLRTLSGLLRERQHRLLYLATAVRVDERQFRTLHQLRADAVRILDAPAAPEMYVLQDPSANALTIGMDQPFIVLTTGLIELLDTEDLRFVIGHELGHALSGHAVYRTMLMHLLRLASNVGWMPVGGWALRAIVAALMEWSRKSELSGDRAGLLCGQDVDASVRVHMKLAGGAMVHEMNHAAFLQQADDYDRTGDLRDGVLKLLNLELRTHPFSVLRAAELRRWIAAGDYDRILDGRYPRREHDRNTRISDEIREAARAYRENFDASEDPLIRTVRDLGRDVGAAVSTVGQEVGDRVSKIGKRLGL, from the coding sequence ATGACCAGTCCGGACCGTATCCGACGCAGCTTTCCGGGCATCAGTACACGCGCCTGGGAGCACCCCGCCGACCGGACGGCCCTGGTGGCACTGCGCTCGTTCGCGGGCTTCGACACGGTGCTGCGCACGCTGTCGGGACTGCTGCGCGAACGCCAGCACCGGCTGCTGTATCTGGCCACCGCCGTGCGGGTCGACGAACGCCAGTTCCGCACCCTGCATCAGCTGCGCGCGGACGCCGTCCGGATCCTCGACGCCCCGGCGGCACCGGAGATGTACGTGCTGCAGGACCCGTCGGCCAACGCGCTCACCATCGGCATGGACCAGCCGTTCATCGTGCTCACCACGGGCCTGATCGAACTGCTGGACACCGAGGACCTGCGCTTCGTGATCGGCCACGAACTCGGCCACGCGCTGTCCGGGCACGCGGTCTACCGCACCATGCTGATGCATCTGCTGCGCCTGGCATCGAATGTCGGCTGGATGCCGGTGGGTGGCTGGGCGCTGCGGGCCATCGTGGCCGCGCTGATGGAGTGGAGCCGGAAATCCGAACTGTCCGGCGATCGGGCGGGACTGCTGTGCGGCCAGGACGTCGATGCCTCGGTCCGGGTGCACATGAAGCTCGCCGGCGGGGCCATGGTGCACGAGATGAACCACGCGGCGTTCCTGCAGCAGGCCGACGACTACGACCGCACCGGCGACCTGCGCGACGGCGTGCTGAAACTGCTGAATCTGGAACTGCGGACGCACCCGTTCTCGGTGCTGCGGGCCGCGGAACTGCGGCGTTGGATCGCGGCGGGCGACTACGACCGGATTCTCGACGGCCGCTATCCGCGGCGCGAACACGACCGCAACACCCGGATCAGCGACGAGATCCGCGAGGCCGCGCGCGCCTATCGGGAGAACTTCGACGCCTCCGAAGACCCCCTGATCCGCACGGTGCGCGACCTCGGACGCGATGTCGGCGCCGCGGTGAGCACCGTGGGTCAGGAAGTGGGTGATCGAGTGTCGAAAATCGGAAAACGGTTGGGGCTGTGA
- a CDS encoding glycoside hydrolase family 15 protein, with the protein MSSYDEPISDVPGVAQPLEPAVPRDALEDVPDASLAGGFIPAASGSSHRSAYPPIDDYAFLSDCETSCLIARNGAVEWMCLPRPDSPSVFGAMLDRSAGHFRVGPYGVNVPAARRYLPGGMIVETTWQTETGWLIVRDALVLGPWHNNDKRSRTYRRTPRDWDAEHILLRTVKCVNGVVELELTCEPSFDYHRGVASWAYTGQVYEQATATCSDVAGAPELTLTTDMRLGLEGRSAQARTRMQEGDEVFVALSWSPLPPPRTFAEAAQKMWATTEYWRQWITLGKFPDHEWRGYLQRSALTLKGLTYAPTGALLAAATTSLPETPGGERNWDYRYSWVRDSTFALWGLYTLGLNREADDFFAFLYDVANSDNGDTLPLQVLYGIGGEREITEYELGHLHGYDGARPVRIGNDAYQQDQHDIWGTILDSVYLHVKSRQQVPESLWPILERQVQAAIEHWREPDRSLWEVRGEPRHFTSSKVMCWVALDRGAKLAEMHGEYDYAEKWHDIAAEIHADILDNGVNADGVFTQTYGGDTLDASLLLVPLLRFLPPDDARVRKTVLAIADDLTEQGLVLRYRTESTDDGLSGKEGTFTICSFWLVSALVEIGEVQRARHLLERLLGYSSPLKLYAEEIDPRSGRHLGNFPQAFTHLALINAVMHVIRAEETVGAGEFHPAHRTA; encoded by the coding sequence ATGTCGTCCTACGATGAGCCGATCAGCGACGTGCCGGGTGTCGCGCAGCCCCTGGAACCGGCGGTCCCGCGCGACGCGCTGGAGGATGTGCCGGACGCGTCGCTGGCCGGGGGGTTCATTCCGGCGGCATCCGGGTCGTCGCATCGGTCGGCGTATCCGCCCATCGACGACTACGCCTTCCTGTCCGACTGCGAGACCAGTTGCCTGATCGCGCGCAACGGCGCGGTGGAGTGGATGTGCCTGCCGCGACCGGATTCCCCGAGCGTGTTCGGGGCGATGCTGGACCGGAGCGCGGGACATTTCCGGGTGGGGCCGTACGGAGTGAATGTGCCTGCGGCGCGGCGCTATCTGCCGGGCGGCATGATCGTGGAAACGACCTGGCAGACCGAGACGGGCTGGCTCATCGTCCGCGACGCGCTGGTGCTCGGGCCGTGGCACAACAACGACAAGCGCAGTCGCACCTACCGCCGCACGCCGCGCGACTGGGACGCCGAGCACATTCTGCTGCGCACGGTGAAATGCGTGAACGGCGTGGTGGAGCTGGAGCTGACCTGCGAACCGTCCTTCGATTACCACCGCGGCGTGGCCTCGTGGGCCTACACGGGGCAGGTCTACGAGCAGGCGACCGCCACCTGCTCGGACGTCGCGGGCGCGCCCGAGCTCACCCTCACCACCGATATGCGGCTGGGTCTGGAGGGCCGGTCGGCCCAGGCCCGCACCCGCATGCAGGAGGGCGACGAGGTGTTCGTGGCGCTGTCCTGGTCGCCGCTGCCGCCGCCGCGCACCTTCGCCGAGGCCGCGCAGAAGATGTGGGCCACCACGGAATACTGGCGGCAGTGGATCACGCTCGGGAAGTTCCCGGACCACGAGTGGCGCGGCTACCTCCAGCGCAGCGCGCTCACCTTGAAGGGCCTCACCTACGCCCCGACCGGGGCACTGCTCGCGGCCGCCACCACCTCGCTGCCGGAAACCCCTGGGGGCGAACGCAACTGGGACTACCGCTACAGCTGGGTGCGCGACTCCACCTTCGCCCTGTGGGGCCTCTACACACTGGGCCTCAACCGCGAGGCCGACGACTTCTTCGCCTTCCTCTACGACGTAGCCAACAGCGACAACGGCGACACGCTGCCGCTGCAGGTGCTCTACGGCATCGGCGGCGAACGCGAGATCACCGAGTACGAACTCGGGCATCTGCACGGCTACGACGGCGCCCGCCCGGTCCGCATCGGCAACGACGCCTACCAGCAGGACCAGCACGATATCTGGGGCACCATCCTGGATTCGGTGTACCTGCACGTGAAGTCGCGCCAGCAGGTGCCGGAATCGCTGTGGCCGATCCTGGAACGACAGGTGCAGGCCGCGATCGAGCACTGGCGCGAACCCGACCGCAGCCTGTGGGAGGTGCGCGGCGAACCGCGACACTTCACCTCCTCGAAGGTCATGTGCTGGGTGGCGCTGGACCGCGGCGCGAAGCTGGCCGAGATGCACGGCGAATACGACTACGCCGAGAAGTGGCACGACATCGCGGCGGAGATCCACGCCGACATCCTCGACAACGGCGTCAACGCCGACGGCGTCTTCACCCAGACCTACGGCGGCGACACTCTCGACGCCTCACTGCTGCTGGTCCCGCTGCTGCGTTTCCTGCCGCCCGACGACGCGCGGGTACGCAAGACCGTGCTGGCCATCGCCGACGATCTCACCGAACAGGGCCTGGTGCTGCGGTATCGCACCGAATCCACCGACGACGGGCTGAGCGGCAAGGAGGGCACTTTCACCATTTGTTCGTTCTGGCTGGTGTCGGCGCTGGTGGAGATCGGTGAGGTGCAGCGCGCGCGGCATCTGCTGGAGCGACTGCTCGGCTACTCGAGCCCGCTCAAGCTCTACGCCGAGGAGATCGACCCGAGATCGGGGCGGCATCTGGGGAACTTCCCGCAGGCCTTCACCCATCTGGCGCTGATCAACGCCGTGATGCACGTGATCCGGGCGGAGGAGACGGTCGGCGCGGGCGAGTTCCACCCGGCGCACCGGACCGCTTGA